The following are from one region of the Gammaproteobacteria bacterium genome:
- the nikR gene encoding nickel-responsive transcriptional regulator NikR, whose amino-acid sequence MERLTISLETTLAKQFDEFIRARGYSNRSEAMRDLIRERLETERLQKWEEGYCIATLSYIYNHHESELASRITSVQHEHHDLTLSSMHVHLDHDNCLEIAILRGPTLEVRTFANTVIAARGVRHGKLHMVPVEMREEKHAASSHAHTHSYPIT is encoded by the coding sequence ATGGAGCGTCTCACCATATCACTAGAAACCACGCTCGCTAAACAATTTGATGAGTTCATCCGCGCGCGCGGATATTCAAATCGTTCCGAAGCGATGCGCGACCTGATCCGCGAGCGACTCGAAACCGAACGCCTCCAGAAATGGGAAGAAGGTTATTGCATCGCCACGCTGAGCTATATCTACAATCACCACGAGAGTGAACTGGCGAGCCGAATCACGTCGGTGCAGCATGAGCACCATGATCTGACGCTGTCCAGCATGCACGTACACCTGGATCATGACAACTGTCTGGAGATTGCTATCCTGCGCGGCCCAACCCTGGAAGTACGCACTTTCGCAAACACCGTGATCGCCGCGCGCGGCGTGCGGCATGGTAAGTTGCACATGGTGCCAGTGGAGATGAGGGAAGAAAAGCATGCCGCCTCGTCTCACGCACATACCCATAGCTACCCCATCACCTGA
- a CDS encoding TonB family protein — protein sequence MPNKTLFPLGISMLLHVVAVLTYLYWPAATDKAMNEAVEQRIMIDLLQAAAEPVLVPVQKTASATVANHQKMSATPPAMRASAISSVSATSEAIPISRMPELVPDELAVKAPVALPQKEEAAAPAVAEVQHRPVAAAPSPPSEHGAALPEDPVVIAPQRPGMPDEDGLGAFKNTVIGHLERFRNYPRQAMDRGISGVVYVQFVIDADGHVERVDVVPPRESHPLLEQAAMNTIRRASPLPGVPERLKKAAQITLRFAMQYELH from the coding sequence ATGCCAAATAAGACGCTTTTTCCCCTGGGAATATCCATGCTGCTGCATGTCGTGGCAGTGCTGACGTACCTGTATTGGCCGGCAGCGACAGACAAGGCCATGAATGAAGCTGTAGAGCAAAGAATTATGATTGATCTGCTTCAGGCGGCGGCCGAACCCGTGCTGGTGCCTGTGCAAAAGACAGCTAGTGCGACAGTTGCAAACCATCAGAAGATGTCCGCTACGCCGCCGGCCATGCGAGCGTCGGCAATAAGTAGTGTGTCGGCAACATCCGAGGCCATTCCAATATCAAGGATGCCGGAGCTGGTGCCGGACGAACTGGCTGTGAAGGCGCCGGTTGCTTTGCCGCAGAAAGAGGAGGCAGCGGCGCCGGCCGTTGCGGAAGTGCAGCATCGTCCTGTTGCCGCAGCACCCTCACCGCCATCGGAGCATGGCGCCGCGCTGCCGGAGGACCCCGTGGTGATTGCGCCGCAACGCCCTGGCATGCCGGATGAGGATGGTTTGGGGGCGTTTAAAAATACCGTCATCGGACATCTGGAACGTTTTCGTAATTATCCCAGGCAGGCGATGGATCGCGGCATTAGCGGGGTTGTGTATGTGCAATTTGTGATTGATGCGGATGGGCATGTCGAGCGGGTGGACGTGGTGCCGCCACGGGAGTCGCATCCCTTATTGGAGCAAGCCGCGATGAATACGATTCGCAGGGCATCGCCGCTGCCGGGCGTGCCCGAGCGATTGAAAAAAGCAGCGCAGATTACGCTCCGTTTTGCGATGCAGTACGAATTGCACTAG